A single genomic interval of Paralichthys olivaceus isolate ysfri-2021 chromosome 7, ASM2471397v2, whole genome shotgun sequence harbors:
- the cep152 gene encoding centrosomal protein of 152 kDa isoform X2 yields MCKWDNMGPSVLDTVEDLRNIQQSLWELHKLLTDLPDDMLEDSRDSSPELEYSACSNKNTRNSPQSTWTQQWSNHTKPISHEQSYGGDYDQGSHDEYTYEDGADQINGQRRQPLPHTWNQQSGDHQFTQGDYTYTSMGTEKSIETNDFSTESKPYSQESDNHMECNGDGGYRDVQNHGDHNIRNQFQPGAGDNVTNQYKVSYNPHHPAHQPKMFNPQATRQGAQFDHLQREFLDSTQQTADREQLAQLQILNKAQQRQIEDLEQKLEDSRRNMRYIEHQFAIVKDEKDGLTVSLKESSRLVEESKEQEVQMKNKVKAMEQQIHALTERDHENMKKQRVADAAVDSMKQQMLELCRSDTLSRVREQHDHDLTIIREQHDVAVLALKQKIDSSSQALNEQIDVNQRLREQVKQLESQREEEQLERARVINCLTQRLEESQHQCAKLLQTSSVQEMSQVQIKLQQALSAKALSENMNEVLQEDLADLKEQITLYESAVKHGVIALDLNNDWDHQLSDSCVDLGLKKMSRKNGILQSPALAHLSESKLPKADEALRLLRVEMQRCLGSLKGKRQKISQLQEELQHCQSQVNELNTQLEEAQLSSSIREKSQMKHLDMTGESHKELMKLQKDKKHLQEQVEVLEKKNQELKQSEEKVRTANAELCSKMREMIQELDQEKQEAAQRTERIHQQYRDDVVNRVQTELMLEHDAQVEQLTAQHQQQIQLLQTQLCEANDKMLGVQECYISVCKEKDTLEERIHNREKEEALIRENEQKIREESVTAVEKLRVELEAQHQASMNQLKALWSKQKEAEIQQQVNSHVASAKATCKEEVEKMERTWAKRLDEARREKHRETAEVTCQTEEIEGSSETLTPEELDSRLSAQKQQLQLEADKVKRKAVEETRKQAQRELQEKHLEDMAKQVEGAVTRAYNRWIEDLTSLPEYQASLQTEKEKWEELQEIHTEQQVSQALRVAEEQWHKKHKNQQEGQGSGVLRLEELQEEVVTLQCQLEQVKRAQAALLKAELAGARAVWNRDKQQEIALIRVRSEQVYQSKLQEQHKKLEQAREDADLQKKELLLQMEAKLQETLRVREEEWRCQHAERELTQRQQMREALLTELQSGMAQVQAQLLRDPKTDQQGSENTRRTSEATADTTITQVIQTSCKDMVSRAVSQTKKEWKKISEERLSRVLKETQKQHEQEMDKMLSSLSQRKESARCRKECTETSSKLQKKNQELQRHLEKACRQLQLSVREHKTTVQRLKDEHERSLQKAKEEHLQQLEEVKKAKESSGSSDLQHGLEEMKQQYLMTVEKIREDMLRYLQESRERAAEMMCMEVQRERQDTARKMRLYYLTCLQELLEDGGKTTGAEKKIMNAASKLAAMAKVLETPVRSKSGKNYSLPIRNAAFNKNPSTLPELPDIRAEERRGKMSADPEQTAADRTKPSSHQDSSTSGKDEAPEDVAKKPQTSAHTQPLSNKPSKQTTSLHHMASSSQVNLVGAPVRSKSRDLYPPGADNQPDSDQQSKAFLVQEAPVRGEKHTDWSMTSSDSDKSFQVPRLSFSGRKVEPVKPFSVSVTSAGIFKEFGGLSPDASDLTVYNEIAKKTPQTQTLNLPSVKMSTHREPTPGSEAEQQQRVASRPLFSELRQRQQDSGFESPLYQQK; encoded by the exons ATGTGTAAATGGGATAATATGGGTCCTTCTGTTTTGGACACTGTTGAGGATTTGAGGAATATTCAACAGTCCTTATGGGAA CTGCACAAACTGCTCACAGACCTGCCCGATGACATGCTGGAGGACAGCAGAGACTCCTCCCCAGAGCTTGAGTATTCTGCCTGCAGcaataaaaacaccagaaacag CCCACAGTCCACGTGGACTCAGCAATGGTCAAATCACACGAAGCCAATCTCCCATGAGCAG AGCTATGGAGGCGACTATGATCAAGGCTCTCATGATGAGTACACTTACGAGGATGGTGCAGATCAGATTAATGGACAGCGGAGGCAACCTTTGCCTCACACCTGGAACCAGCAGTCAGGAGATCACCAGTTCACCCAAGGAGATTATACGTACACGAGCATGGGCACAGAGAAATCTATAGAGACCAATGACTTCTCCACAGAGTCTAAACCATATTCTCAAGAATCTGATAACCACATGGAATGTAACGGAGATGGAGGATACAGAGACGTCCAAAACCATGGGGACCATAATATCAGAAACCAATTTCAG CCTGGAGCTGGAGACAATGTAACCAATCAGTACAAGGTCAGTTACAATCCTCACCATCCTGCCCATCAGCCAAAGATGTTTAACCCACAGGCCACTCGCCAAGGAGCTCAGTTTGATCATCTGCAGAGAGAATTCCTCGACTCGACACAAC AAACTGCTGACCGGGAGCAACTCGCTCAGCTGCAGATTTTAAACAAAGCTCAGCAGAGACAAATTGAAGACTTGGAGCAAAAACTGGAAGATTCAAGGCGTAATATGAGATACATCGAGCATCAGTTTGCAATTGTCAAAG aTGAAAAGGATGGCCTTACAGTAAGTCTAAAGGAATCAAGTCGATTGGTTGAAGAGTCCAAGGAGCAAGAggtgcaaatgaaaaataaagtgaaggCTATGGAGCAGCAAATACACGCCCTCACCGAGAGAGACCATGAG AACATGAAGAAGCAGAGGGTGGCAGACGCTGCGGTGGACAGCATGAAGCAGCAGATGCTGGAGCTTTGTCGTTCTGACACCCTGTCCAGAGTGCGAGAGCAGCACGACCATGACCTTACCATCATCAGAGAACAGCATGACGTTGCAGTGTTGGCCCTGAAGCAGAAGATCGACTCTTCTTCTCAGGCTCTGAATGAACAG ATTGATGTCAATCAGAGGTTACGAGAGCAGGTGAAACAGCTggagagccagagagaggaggagcaacTTGAGAGGGCGAGAGTCATCAACTGCCTCACTCAGCGACTGGAGGAGAGTCAGCATCAATGTGCTAAGTTACTGCAGACAA GCTCAGTGCAGGAGATGAGTCAGGTGCAAATTAAGCTTCAACAGGCTCTATCTGCCAAGGCTCTGAGTGAAAACATGAACGAAGTTTTGCAG GAGGACCTGGCCGACTTGAAGGAGCAGATCACTCTGTATGAATCTGCTGTGAAACATGGTGTAATTGCGTTAGATCTGAACAACGACTGGGACCATCAGCTGTCTGATTCCTGTGTAGATTTAGGATTAAAGAAAATGAGCAGGAAAAATGGCATTCTCCAAAG CCCTGCCTTGGCTCATCTGTCAGAATCCAAGCTGCCCAAGGCTGACGAGGCTTTGCGGCTGCTGCGTGTGGAGATGCAACGCTGTCTGGGTAGTCTGAAAGGGAAGCGGCAGAAAATCagtcagctgcaggaggagcttcAGCACTGTCAGAGCCAAGTAAATGAACTCAACACCCAGTTAGAAGAAGCCCAGCTCAGCTCTTCG ATCAGAGAGAAAAGTCAGATGAAACATCTTGACATGACTGGAGAATCTCACAAAGAGTTGATGAAACTACAGAAAGATAAGAAACACTTGCAGGAACAAGTAGag GTGCTAGAGAAAAAGAATCAAGAGTTGAAACAGAGTGAGGAGAAGGTGAGGACTGCCAACGCAGAGCTGTGCTCTAAGATGAGGGAGATGATCCAGGAGCTGGACCAAGAAAAGCAAGAGGCTGCTCAGAG aACTGAACGGATTCATCAGCAGTACAGGGATGACGTAGTGAACAGGGTCCAAACAGAGCTCATGCTGGAACATGATGCTCAGGTCGAACAGCTGACTgcacagcaccagcagcagatcCAACTATTACA GACCCAGCTATGTGAGGCCAATGATAAGATGTTGGGTGTACAAGAATGTTACATATCTGTCTgcaaagagaaagacacacTCGAAGAAAGAATACACaacagggagaaagaggaggctTTGATCAGAGAAAATGAG CAAAAAATAAGAGAGGAAAGTGTGACAGCTGTGGAGAAGCTtagggtggagctggaggctcaGCATCAGGCCTCAATGAACCAACTGAAAGCTCTCTGGTCCAAACAGAAGGAGGCTGAGATCCAGCAGCAGGTGAACTCTCATGTAGCCTCAGCCAAGGCTACGTGTAAGGAAGAAGTGGAAAAA ATGGAGAGAACATGGGCAAAAAGGCTGGATGAGGCAAGGAGGGAGAAGCACAGAGAGACTGCTGAGGTAACCTGTCAGACAGAAGAGATCGAGGGCAGCAGTGAGACGTTGACTCCTGAGGAGTTGGACTCCAGGCTCAGCgcccagaaacaacagctgCAACTGGAGGCTGACAAAGTCAAACGTAAGGCTGTGGAGGAGACCAGGAAACAAGCCCAGAGAGAGCTTCAGGAGAAACATCTGGAGGACATGGCCAAGCAG gTTGAAGGTGCGGTGACCAGGGCCTACAATCGCTGGATCGAGGATTTGACTTCATTACCAGAATATCAAGCCTCTCTCcaaacagagaaggagaaatgGGAAGAACTGCaagaaatacacactgaacaacaA GTGTCCCAGGCTCTGAGGGTGGCAGAGGAGCAGTGGCATAAGAAACACAAGAACCAGCAGGAGGGGCAGGGCTCTGGAGTGCTgaggctggaggagctgcaagAGGAGGTGGTGACACTCCAGTGCCAGCTAGAGCAAGTGAAGAGAGCACAAGCTGCCCTGCTGAAGGCCGAGCTGGCCGGAGCTAGAGCGGTCTGGAACCGAgacaaacagcaggagatcgCCCTCATTCGAGTCCGCAGTGAGCAGGTGTACCAGAGCAAGCTGCAAGAGCAGCACAAGAAGCTGGAGCAGGCCAGAGAGGACGCTGACCTCCAGAAGAAGGAGCTGCTTCTGCAAATGGAGGCCAAGCTTCAGGAGACTCTGAGGGTCAGAGAAGAGGAGTGGAGATGTCAGCATGCTGAGAGAGAGCTGACTCAGAGACAGCAGATGAGGGAGGCACTCTTGACAGAGCTTCAGTCTGGAATGGCACAGGTCCAGGCACAACTTCTTAGAGATCCCAAAACTGATCAGCAGGGCAGTGAAAACACCAGGAGGACCAGCGAGGCCACAGCAGATACAACAATAACACAGGTCATACAAACATCCTGCAAAGACATGGTCAGCAGGGCAGTATCCCAGACCAAGAAGGAGTGGAAGAAA ATCAGTGAGGAGAGACTGAGCCGTGTGTTAAAAGAAACCCAGAAACAACATGAACAAGAAATGGACAAAATGCTGA GCTCTTTGTCGCAGAGGAAGGAGTCGGCTCGTTGCAGGAAGGAGTGCACTGAGACCTCAAGTaaactgcagaagaaaaacCAGGAGCTCCAGAGACACTTGGAGAAAGCCTGCCGTCAGCTCCAGCTCAGTGTTCGAGAACACAAAACCACAGTGCAGCGTCTCAAAG ACGAGCATGAGCGCAGCTTACAAAAGGCAAAGGaggaacatctgcagcagctggaagaAGTGAAGAAAGCCAAAGAATCTTCAGg GAGTTCTGATCTTCAGCACGGCCTGGAAGAGATGAAGCAGCAATATTTGATGACTGTAGAAAAGATCAGAG AGGACATGCTGCGTTACCTCCAGGAGAGTCGGGAGCGAGCAGCAGAGATGATGTGCATGGAGGTGCAGAGGGAGCGACAGGACACTGCCAGAAAGATGCGGCTTTATTATCTGACCTGTCTGCAGGAGCTactggaggatggagggaaaaCCACAGG CgctgaaaagaaaataatgaatgctGCAAGCAAGCTGGCGGCCATGGCTAAAGTGCTAGAGACGCCTGTCAGAAGTAAATCTGGAAAGAACTACAGTTTACCAA TTAGAAACGCAGCTTTCAATAAGAACCCCTCGACCCTACCTGAGCTTCCGGAcatcagagcagaggagagaagaggaaagatgtCAGCTGATCCAGAGCAGACTGCTGCAGACAGGACTAAACCTTCGAGTCACCAGGACAGTTCTACTTCTGGTAAGGATGAGGCCCCTGAGGACGTAGCCAAGAAACCCCAAAcctctgctcacacacaacCTCTCTCCAACAAACCATCCAAACAGACGACCTCTTTGCATCACATGGCCTCTTCATCCCAGGTGAATTTAGTCGGAGCGCCTGTGAGGAGTAAGAGCAGGGATCTGTACCCGCCGGGAGCCGACAACCAGCCAGACTCAGACCAACAGAGCAAAGCTTTTCTCGTCCAGGAGGCTCCTGTGAGAGGTGAGAAACACACGGACTGGAGCATGACTAGCAGCGACTCAGATAAAAGCTTCCAAGTTCCCCGACTCTCTTTCTCGGGGAGGAAAGTAGAACCGGTGAAGccgttttctgtctctgtgacatCGGCCGGCATCTTTAAAGAGTTCGGGGGCCTCTCCCCGGATGCGTCCGACCTGACAGTTTATAATGAAATCGCCAAGAAGACGCCTCAAACCCAGACTTTAAACCTCCCCAGTGTGAAGATGAGTACCCACAGAGAGCCAACCCCTGGCTCTGAGGCTGAGCAGCAGCAAAGAGTTGCTTCCAGGCCTCTGTTCTCCGAGCTGAGGCAGCGGCAGCAGGACAGTGGCTTTGAAAGTCCGTTATACCAACAAAAATGA